A single genomic interval of Antarcticibacterium arcticum harbors:
- a CDS encoding S9 family peptidase, with translation MKYQFLLIAVLLSFISCKKDAEKSEEKREIASYTIEQFMDNESVFGGSFSPDNSKLLVTSNRSGIFNMYTVPTGGGDFTPLTTSDSASVFAISYFPEDERILFRMDDNGDEIYKIFVMDGDSISRLTPATNARALFYGWSRDGKSFYYGSNQRDSRYTDVYRMNTMTFTPELIYENNDAYDFGGISPDGNYLALSKALNTNDSNLFIYDFRNKKLVQVNTAQSGNNAQDFSKDNKFLYYTTDAAGEFSALMKYDLEKKTSEEVSKKKWDIVGMGFSENGTYRVMYVNEDAANKVEVLNAKTGKALDLPKFENAFITGISISRDERMAILNVGGSHTPTNLYSYDMESGKHTRLTNVLNKDIDQRDLVSAEVIRYESFDGTVIPAIYYKPLTATAEDKVPALVWVHGGPGGQSMQNFSSFIQYLVNHGYAVLAVNNRGSSGYGKTFFQMDDQNHGEKDLQDCVEGKNWLASQPEIDPDKIGIIGGSYGGFMTMAALAFTPEEFDVGVNIFGVTNWMRTLQSIPPWWESFKEALYLEMGDPNTQDSIRLKKISPLFHTENVTKPLLVLQGSQDPRVLQIESDEIVENVRKNGVPVEYVLFEDEGHGFVKKENQIEAYEKTLKFLDTYLKGKKEEGEVKEIKT, from the coding sequence ATGAAATATCAATTTTTGCTAATTGCAGTATTGCTTTCTTTCATCTCCTGTAAAAAAGATGCAGAAAAAAGTGAAGAGAAAAGGGAGATCGCCTCCTATACAATTGAGCAGTTTATGGATAATGAGTCGGTTTTTGGCGGTAGCTTTTCACCAGATAACTCCAAGCTCTTGGTTACCAGTAACCGCTCCGGGATCTTTAATATGTACACTGTTCCTACCGGTGGGGGTGATTTTACACCACTTACAACATCAGACAGTGCATCGGTTTTCGCAATCTCTTATTTTCCTGAAGATGAGAGAATCCTCTTCCGGATGGATGACAACGGCGATGAGATCTATAAGATCTTCGTAATGGATGGTGACAGCATTTCAAGGCTTACCCCTGCAACAAACGCAAGAGCATTATTTTATGGCTGGTCCCGGGATGGAAAAAGCTTCTACTATGGCAGCAATCAAAGGGATAGCAGGTATACAGATGTTTACAGAATGAATACCATGACTTTTACCCCGGAACTTATTTATGAAAATAATGATGCGTATGATTTTGGGGGGATTTCACCCGATGGCAATTATTTAGCCCTGAGCAAAGCCCTTAATACCAATGACTCCAATTTGTTTATTTACGATTTCAGGAATAAAAAGCTTGTTCAGGTCAATACCGCTCAAAGCGGAAATAATGCCCAGGATTTTTCCAAAGACAATAAATTTCTTTATTACACTACAGATGCCGCAGGAGAATTCTCTGCCCTGATGAAATATGACCTGGAGAAGAAAACTTCAGAAGAAGTGTCCAAGAAAAAATGGGACATCGTGGGTATGGGATTTAGTGAAAATGGAACCTACCGGGTGATGTATGTGAATGAAGATGCCGCCAATAAGGTGGAAGTGTTGAACGCTAAAACAGGAAAGGCATTGGACCTTCCCAAATTTGAAAATGCCTTTATTACCGGTATAAGTATTTCCAGAGATGAGCGAATGGCAATTTTAAATGTGGGAGGATCTCATACTCCCACGAATTTATACTCCTATGATATGGAAAGCGGAAAGCATACCAGGCTTACCAACGTTCTTAATAAAGATATAGATCAAAGAGACCTGGTATCAGCTGAAGTTATAAGATATGAATCTTTTGACGGAACAGTGATCCCGGCGATCTATTATAAACCCCTTACTGCAACTGCAGAGGATAAAGTTCCCGCTTTAGTTTGGGTACACGGGGGACCTGGAGGGCAGTCTATGCAAAACTTCAGTTCCTTTATCCAATACCTGGTAAACCATGGCTATGCCGTGCTGGCGGTAAACAATCGTGGGAGCAGTGGTTACGGAAAGACATTTTTTCAAATGGATGACCAGAACCATGGTGAAAAGGACCTTCAGGATTGTGTGGAGGGAAAAAACTGGCTCGCATCCCAACCTGAAATAGATCCTGATAAAATAGGGATCATAGGAGGCTCTTATGGCGGATTCATGACCATGGCGGCGCTTGCTTTTACACCTGAAGAATTTGATGTTGGAGTAAATATCTTTGGGGTAACCAATTGGATGCGCACCCTGCAAAGCATCCCGCCCTGGTGGGAATCTTTCAAGGAAGCTCTGTACCTGGAAATGGGAGACCCCAATACCCAGGATAGTATCAGGTTAAAAAAGATCTCCCCATTATTTCATACTGAAAATGTTACCAAGCCATTACTGGTATTACAGGGTTCCCAGGATCCCAGGGTGTTGCAAATAGAATCTGACGAAATTGTTGAAAACGTACGAAAGAACGGGGTGCCTGTAGAATATGTATTATTTGAGGATGAAGGTCATGGATTTGTAAAAAAGGAAAACCAGATCGAGGCCTATGAAAAAACCCTGAAATTTCTGGATACCTATCTAAAAGGTAAAAAAGAAGAAGGAGAGGTAAAAGAAATAAAAACTTAG
- a CDS encoding DUF302 domain-containing protein, giving the protein MSYYFSKTVDQNFEEAIEKVTGELKKEGFGILTEIDVKETFKKKLDIDFRKYRILGACNPTMAHQAISTESKIGTMLPCNVIVQELENGKIEVSAVDPVASMSAVKNDKLGAVAQQVREGLKRVIENL; this is encoded by the coding sequence ATGAGTTATTATTTTTCTAAAACAGTAGATCAAAATTTTGAGGAAGCCATTGAGAAGGTAACCGGAGAATTAAAAAAAGAAGGATTTGGCATCCTTACCGAGATTGATGTAAAGGAAACTTTTAAAAAAAAGTTGGATATAGACTTTAGAAAATACAGGATACTTGGGGCGTGTAATCCTACAATGGCGCATCAGGCCATAAGTACCGAAAGCAAAATTGGCACTATGCTTCCTTGTAATGTAATTGTGCAGGAACTAGAAAATGGGAAGATAGAAGTATCTGCCGTTGATCCTGTGGCATCAATGAGCGCAGTAAAAAACGACAAACTGGGTGCCGTAGCGCAACAGGTAAGAGAAGGCCTTAAAAGAGTAATTGAGAATTTGTAA
- the lysA gene encoding diaminopimelate decarboxylase — protein MKNQDLITIAQEFGSPVYVYDADKILSQYDRLTAAFSKVKTLRINYAVKANSNISILKLLRTRGAGLDTVSIQEVQLGLKAGFEPREILYTPNGVSLEEIEEVADLGVQINIDNLSILEQFGTKHPKVPVCIRINPHILAGGNSKISVGHVDSKFGVSIHQIPHLLRIVENTGMNINGIHMHTGSDILDIEVFLRASEILFDAAKNFKDLEFIDFGSGFKVPYTPGDIETDIEELGEKLTRRFTDFCEDYGRELTLLFEPGKFLVSEAGKFLVRVNVIKQTTSTVFAGVDSGFNHLIRPMFYGSHHDIHNISNPEGKQRFYSVVGYICETDTFAQNRRISEITEGDILAFSNAGAYSFSMSSNFNSRYRPAEVLWHNGKAHLIRERETFEDLIKHQVILDFDRVEA, from the coding sequence ATGAAAAACCAAGACCTTATTACAATTGCCCAGGAATTTGGAAGCCCCGTATATGTGTATGATGCAGATAAGATCCTGTCACAGTATGACCGACTTACAGCGGCCTTCAGTAAAGTAAAAACCCTTAGGATCAACTATGCAGTTAAGGCTAATTCCAATATTTCTATCCTTAAATTATTGCGAACCCGGGGTGCGGGACTGGATACCGTTTCTATACAGGAAGTGCAGTTGGGGCTTAAGGCCGGCTTTGAACCCAGAGAGATCCTTTACACGCCAAATGGTGTTTCCCTGGAAGAAATAGAAGAGGTGGCAGATCTTGGGGTGCAAATAAATATTGACAATTTATCTATCCTGGAACAATTTGGAACAAAGCATCCCAAAGTTCCGGTTTGTATACGTATCAATCCGCATATCCTGGCGGGAGGAAATTCCAAGATCTCCGTAGGCCATGTAGATTCGAAATTTGGAGTTTCCATACACCAGATCCCACATTTGCTCCGTATTGTTGAAAATACGGGAATGAACATTAACGGAATACATATGCACACCGGGAGTGACATCCTGGACATTGAGGTGTTCCTTAGAGCATCTGAGATCCTTTTTGATGCCGCAAAAAATTTCAAAGATCTTGAATTCATTGATTTTGGAAGTGGCTTCAAGGTGCCTTATACCCCCGGCGATATTGAGACAGATATAGAGGAACTGGGAGAAAAACTCACCAGGCGCTTTACAGACTTTTGTGAAGATTACGGTCGCGAACTAACATTATTATTTGAACCAGGGAAATTCCTTGTGAGCGAAGCGGGAAAATTCCTCGTTAGGGTAAATGTGATCAAGCAAACAACATCTACCGTTTTTGCAGGGGTAGATAGTGGTTTTAATCATCTAATTCGCCCTATGTTCTATGGTTCTCACCATGACATTCACAATATTTCCAACCCGGAAGGGAAGCAACGATTTTACTCTGTGGTAGGTTACATATGTGAAACAGATACATTTGCCCAAAACCGAAGGATCTCTGAAATTACTGAAGGTGATATTCTTGCATTTAGCAATGCCGGGGCTTATAGCTTTTCTATGTCCAGCAATTTCAATTCCCGCTACCGTCCTGCCGAAGTCCTATGGCATAATGGGAAAGCTCATTTAATAAGAGAACGGGAAACTTTTGAGGACCTTATAAAACACCAGGTAATTCTTGATTTTGACCGGGTAGAAGCTTAA
- a CDS encoding rhodanese-like domain-containing protein, with protein sequence MNAEKLIKENKGTIVDVRTTQEFMGGHVAGSINIPLQEINERIEELKALESPLVLCCASGNRSGMATQILAKQGIECLNGGSWLDVNYLQSQNA encoded by the coding sequence ATGAATGCTGAAAAATTAATTAAAGAAAATAAGGGTACCATAGTAGATGTTCGTACAACGCAGGAATTTATGGGTGGGCATGTAGCCGGATCCATTAACATCCCCTTGCAGGAGATCAACGAGCGTATTGAGGAATTAAAAGCATTGGAATCACCGCTTGTCTTGTGTTGTGCCTCCGGTAACCGAAGCGGTATGGCAACACAAATCCTCGCAAAACAGGGTATAGAATGCCTGAACGGTGGTTCCTGGTTGGATGTGAATTATCTTCAATCTCAAAATGCTTAA
- a CDS encoding DUF1206 domain-containing protein, producing the protein MKGDKNKRFFVHLLPVYGTISTGLIYTAIGIIAILSFLQLKEGGADEGSLLAFMYDYLAGKIFVWVVLLGTLSYIIWRIFEAIRDPYNYGNTWRGISRRLGIGLSSIADIFIAYSALMVILGISDIREDGRPEEEREMVGSMLQEGWGDMAIISIGVIIMLTAVVQLYYGITRGYRERQDIAHFGKEIKKLIHFLGLFGYAARGIIIGIIGFFFIKAGTTDNPTFVVNTDKAFDFLGDHVGYLAFILIAIGTISYGFFMFFLGATYDPYNEKKKSEAD; encoded by the coding sequence ATGAAAGGCGACAAAAACAAAAGATTCTTTGTTCACCTACTTCCTGTTTACGGGACAATTTCCACCGGGTTGATCTATACTGCCATTGGCATAATTGCAATTCTCTCTTTTTTACAATTAAAGGAAGGAGGAGCCGATGAAGGCAGCCTGCTGGCTTTTATGTATGATTACCTGGCAGGAAAGATCTTTGTATGGGTCGTTCTTTTGGGTACCCTTAGTTATATTATTTGGCGAATATTTGAAGCTATAAGAGATCCTTACAATTACGGCAATACCTGGCGGGGAATCTCCAGGAGGCTTGGCATAGGCCTTAGCTCAATTGCCGATATCTTCATAGCATACTCAGCCTTAATGGTGATCCTTGGAATAAGTGATATCCGGGAGGATGGCCGTCCTGAAGAAGAAAGGGAAATGGTGGGCTCCATGTTACAGGAAGGTTGGGGCGATATGGCCATTATAAGCATTGGGGTAATTATTATGCTTACCGCAGTGGTGCAATTATACTATGGGATTACCCGGGGTTACAGAGAGCGACAGGATATTGCCCATTTTGGAAAAGAAATAAAAAAATTAATCCACTTTTTAGGTTTATTTGGATATGCCGCCCGGGGTATAATTATTGGGATCATCGGGTTTTTCTTTATCAAAGCCGGAACTACAGATAACCCAACTTTTGTAGTGAATACAGATAAGGCATTTGATTTTCTGGGAGACCACGTAGGTTACCTGGCTTTCATACTAATTGCAATTGGAACTATTTCCTACGGTTTCTTTATGTTTTTTCTTGGTGCAACCTACGATCCGTATAATGAGAAGAAAAAAAGTGAAGCTGATTAA
- a CDS encoding DUF389 domain-containing protein — translation MYYILHQTGDLEEVKKNILPLFEGREYELLKFPPAKNFDPGVDAVFITYLNDENLREFIPFAAENKWALGVLPHPENKYTSKGLGISEKLDVAVIEILNSEESHDLDILFCNDIPVFQSVNIGDVFALTESPVKNTFTTQVFSFLKNIRKFPTLTHRSFIISSGGERIIHTSALGIIVVEHPLNSVVSKRLIPANPVNDGMFNVLILSPQNIIELLWFLWRSLIPKKKPLTTLPEFIGQIKTSELKIENQTEIEYTIDGSTKSACDILLEIKPEALTLKQASVFAPEEKVTETKKSIKTGRLPTGEKREELTKRKLPLFPRATTEEFEDLFKVLRENGKITAPYIIMMVLSTLIATFGLFANSSPVIIGAMILAPIITPIVSFSMGMVRYDVNMLKTGIITIITGTLVALLVAGAVSLIIPLKLLTSEIDARLSPTLLDMGIAVASGVAAAYAHAEKGIAKSLAGVAIAVALVPPLSVAGIGIGWWDWDVFSGAFLLYLTNLAGIIMFAGITFLLLGFAPFRRAKLGLVYTLIIIILVMIPLSLSFDRITEEARITRQLEGTQFDDVYLKDVKVRFGKRLVVSVRLVSPEAIEGDIMGDIKEKIEAKVGKPVTLEVVSAIEF, via the coding sequence ATGTACTACATATTACACCAAACGGGTGATCTTGAAGAAGTAAAAAAGAATATCCTTCCTTTATTTGAAGGCCGGGAATATGAACTACTTAAATTTCCACCGGCAAAAAACTTTGATCCCGGGGTAGATGCGGTATTCATAACATATCTTAACGATGAAAACCTTAGGGAATTCATACCATTTGCTGCTGAAAATAAATGGGCTTTAGGGGTACTACCTCATCCTGAAAATAAATATACCAGCAAAGGCCTGGGTATTTCAGAAAAATTAGATGTTGCGGTAATAGAAATTCTGAATAGTGAAGAATCCCATGATCTGGATATTTTATTTTGCAACGATATTCCCGTATTCCAGTCAGTAAACATAGGCGATGTATTTGCCCTTACCGAATCCCCGGTTAAAAATACTTTTACCACTCAGGTTTTTAGTTTCTTAAAGAACATACGAAAGTTCCCTACCCTAACCCACAGGTCTTTTATTATAAGTTCAGGGGGAGAGCGAATTATACATACTTCAGCATTGGGGATCATCGTCGTGGAACACCCCCTTAATTCGGTAGTTTCAAAGCGGCTTATCCCGGCCAATCCCGTGAATGACGGGATGTTTAATGTGCTTATACTTTCCCCGCAAAACATTATTGAGCTCTTATGGTTTTTGTGGCGCAGTTTAATTCCTAAAAAGAAACCCTTAACAACATTACCGGAATTTATAGGCCAGATAAAAACATCAGAACTCAAAATTGAGAATCAAACCGAAATAGAATATACCATTGACGGCTCTACAAAATCTGCCTGCGATATCCTCCTTGAAATTAAACCGGAGGCATTAACCCTGAAGCAGGCCAGTGTTTTTGCCCCGGAAGAAAAGGTAACTGAAACAAAGAAAAGTATCAAAACGGGCAGGCTTCCTACAGGGGAAAAACGGGAAGAACTTACCAAACGAAAGCTCCCTCTTTTTCCACGGGCTACTACTGAAGAATTTGAGGACCTGTTTAAAGTTCTTCGGGAAAATGGTAAAATAACCGCACCTTATATAATAATGATGGTGCTTTCCACGCTCATAGCCACCTTCGGTTTATTTGCAAATTCGTCTCCTGTAATTATTGGGGCAATGATACTTGCACCTATTATTACCCCTATTGTTTCATTTTCCATGGGAATGGTACGTTATGACGTTAATATGCTTAAAACGGGAATAATAACCATTATTACCGGTACCCTGGTTGCCCTGCTTGTGGCAGGCGCGGTAAGTCTTATTATCCCTTTAAAGCTCCTTACTTCTGAAATTGATGCGAGGCTCTCCCCCACGCTCCTTGATATGGGAATTGCGGTAGCTTCCGGGGTTGCCGCCGCATATGCTCACGCCGAAAAAGGTATTGCCAAAAGCCTTGCAGGGGTTGCTATCGCGGTAGCACTTGTACCACCACTTTCAGTAGCAGGGATTGGAATTGGCTGGTGGGACTGGGATGTATTTTCCGGTGCATTCCTGCTGTATCTAACCAACCTTGCAGGTATTATTATGTTTGCAGGGATCACATTTTTACTCCTGGGCTTTGCACCCTTCAGAAGAGCAAAACTGGGATTGGTTTACACGCTTATAATAATAATCCTGGTTATGATCCCGCTATCCCTGTCTTTTGACCGCATTACCGAAGAAGCCCGAATAACAAGGCAACTCGAAGGGACTCAATTTGATGATGTTTACTTAAAAGATGTAAAAGTACGTTTTGGAAAAAGGCTTGTGGTTTCTGTTAGACTGGTAAGCCCGGAGGCTATTGAAGGCGACATTATGGGCGACATTAAGGAAAAGATAGAAGCCAAAGTAGGAAAACCGGTAACCCTTGAAGTGGTTTCGGCGATTGAATTTTAA
- a CDS encoding rhodanese-like domain-containing protein codes for MLNSLKKLFGIGPQTNYAELVKNGAVIVDVRTQQEFKNGHIKGARNIPVGSLTQNLGKIKNKNTPVITCCASGMRSASAKSILKAQGYTEVYNGGAWTSLQNKL; via the coding sequence ATGCTGAATAGTTTAAAAAAATTATTCGGGATTGGCCCCCAGACCAATTATGCCGAACTGGTCAAAAACGGGGCGGTCATTGTAGATGTACGTACACAACAGGAATTTAAAAATGGCCATATTAAAGGGGCCCGGAATATTCCGGTGGGTTCCCTCACTCAAAATCTGGGAAAAATTAAAAATAAGAATACCCCGGTTATAACCTGTTGTGCTTCCGGAATGCGAAGTGCAAGTGCTAAAAGTATTTTAAAAGCCCAGGGATATACAGAGGTTTATAATGGTGGGGCCTGGACAAGTCTCCAAAATAAATTATAG
- the sigZ gene encoding RNA polymerase sigma factor SigZ, which produces MKTTFTTNCDVPQLWQEHQKELRNFILKRVKDRELTDDILQEVLMKVYNFCHNKSGVRNVRSWLFQIAQNTIIDHYRKHSKFTDKDIPEKFEEEENIAFRDALNYITPILNFLPAEYSIPLKLSDIDGLKQTEIAKKLNLSLPATKSRIQRGRQLLMAEFITCCHFEKDATGNLLSFSIKNSCTPLQKIKKEISE; this is translated from the coding sequence ATGAAAACAACTTTTACTACCAATTGTGATGTACCGCAACTATGGCAGGAACATCAAAAAGAGCTGCGGAATTTTATCCTCAAACGGGTAAAAGACCGGGAACTTACTGATGATATCCTGCAGGAGGTGTTGATGAAGGTATATAATTTTTGTCATAATAAAAGCGGGGTACGCAACGTGAGAAGCTGGTTGTTCCAAATCGCCCAAAATACCATTATTGACCATTACCGCAAACATTCAAAGTTTACAGATAAGGATATTCCTGAAAAATTTGAAGAGGAGGAAAATATCGCTTTTAGGGATGCCCTTAACTATATTACCCCCATATTAAATTTTCTTCCTGCCGAATATTCGATACCCCTAAAACTTTCAGATATTGATGGGTTAAAACAAACGGAAATTGCAAAAAAATTAAACCTTTCCCTTCCCGCTACAAAATCCCGGATCCAAAGGGGAAGGCAATTGCTCATGGCTGAATTTATAACCTGTTGCCATTTTGAAAAAGACGCGACCGGAAACCTGCTTTCCTTCAGCATAAAAAACTCCTGTACCCCGCTTCAAAAAATAAAAAAAGAAATTTCTGAATAA
- a CDS encoding VOC family protein, which translates to MENYQIPGQTRIGHVHLKVADLDRALGFYRDLLGFEVTTFYGDQAAFLSAGGYHHHIGLNTWNSLGAPPAKHQGVGLFHTAILYPTRKDLAMILKRVGDANYPLSGAADHGVSQALYLNDPDGNGVELYWDLPKEKWPQKPDGTLEMYTRPLDLEDLLNEAG; encoded by the coding sequence ATGGAAAATTACCAGATCCCAGGCCAAACCCGCATAGGCCATGTACATTTAAAGGTGGCCGATCTTGACCGGGCCCTGGGATTTTACCGCGACCTGTTGGGGTTTGAAGTCACAACTTTTTACGGGGACCAGGCAGCTTTTCTTTCAGCAGGTGGTTACCATCACCATATTGGCCTTAATACCTGGAACAGTCTGGGAGCGCCGCCAGCAAAGCATCAGGGGGTTGGATTATTTCATACAGCTATTCTATACCCCACCCGGAAAGACCTTGCAATGATCCTGAAACGGGTAGGAGATGCTAATTATCCGCTTTCCGGGGCGGCAGACCATGGGGTTTCTCAAGCACTGTACCTTAACGACCCAGATGGTAACGGGGTAGAATTGTATTGGGACCTTCCCAAGGAAAAATGGCCTCAAAAACCCGATGGAACATTGGAAATGTATACCCGCCCCCTCGATCTTGAAGACCTGCTTAATGAGGCCGGCTAA
- a CDS encoding formate--tetrahydrofolate ligase: MNTLEVPNDLEIAKQTQLKHIIQIAAKLGLEPDDIEMYGKFKAKLPLSIIGKEKAAKGNLILVSAISPTPAGEGKTTVSIGLSEGLNRLGKKSVVVIREPSLGPVFGIKGGATGGGFSQVLPMEDINLHFTGDFSAVEKAHNLLAALIDNNLQNKNNSLNLDPRTISLKRVMDMNDRALRNIVIGLGGTGSGIPRESGFDITAASEVMAILCLSEDIEDLKNRLGNIFVGYTFDRKPIYARHLNAQGAMASLLKDALKPNLVQTIEGNPAIIHLGPFANIAQGTNSVLATNMGLTLGDYTVTEAGFGFDLGAEKFFDIKCQSAGLAPKAVVITATIRALKYHGGAALDSLKIPDPIALLRGLPNLEKHLESAKLFNVTPVIAINLFASDTEEEINILKEFAEEKGVKIAVANVWGAGGEGALDLAEKVIEVVEAKTSNFKPLYTWDMPVITKIETIAKNIYGAANVEFSQKARRDLKTISNLGLEGLPVCMAKTQKSLSDDPALIGRPRNFTVNVREIEIASGAGFIIPITGDMMRMPGLPVHPASENIDIDNEGNIYGLF, translated from the coding sequence ATGAACACACTGGAAGTACCCAACGATCTGGAAATAGCAAAGCAAACCCAATTAAAACATATTATACAAATTGCTGCAAAATTAGGTTTAGAGCCTGATGATATAGAAATGTATGGCAAGTTCAAGGCCAAGTTGCCTTTGTCAATTATTGGCAAGGAGAAAGCCGCAAAGGGCAATCTTATCCTGGTAAGTGCAATTTCCCCTACTCCTGCAGGAGAGGGAAAAACAACAGTTTCCATTGGCCTTAGTGAAGGTCTTAACCGCCTTGGAAAAAAATCTGTAGTAGTAATAAGGGAACCATCTTTAGGCCCTGTATTTGGGATAAAGGGAGGAGCAACCGGCGGCGGATTTTCCCAGGTGTTACCTATGGAGGATATCAACCTGCATTTTACAGGAGATTTTTCGGCGGTGGAAAAAGCCCATAACCTGCTGGCAGCACTTATAGACAATAATTTACAGAACAAAAATAACAGTCTCAATCTTGACCCGCGAACCATTTCTCTTAAAAGGGTGATGGATATGAATGACCGTGCGCTGCGGAATATTGTGATTGGCCTTGGCGGGACAGGGTCCGGAATACCCCGCGAGAGCGGATTCGACATCACTGCAGCTTCTGAGGTAATGGCAATTCTATGCTTGTCAGAAGACATTGAAGATCTTAAAAATCGTCTCGGAAACATTTTTGTAGGTTACACGTTTGACCGAAAACCCATTTATGCGCGTCACCTGAATGCACAGGGTGCCATGGCAAGTTTGCTGAAGGATGCCTTAAAACCAAACCTTGTACAAACTATTGAGGGAAATCCTGCAATTATCCATTTAGGCCCGTTCGCAAATATTGCACAAGGAACCAATTCTGTACTTGCTACCAATATGGGACTAACTTTGGGAGACTATACCGTAACCGAAGCAGGTTTCGGTTTTGACCTGGGTGCAGAAAAATTCTTTGATATCAAATGCCAAAGTGCAGGACTTGCACCAAAGGCAGTTGTAATAACAGCTACCATTCGTGCCTTAAAATATCATGGAGGCGCAGCTTTAGACAGCTTGAAAATCCCAGATCCTATCGCATTGTTAAGAGGGCTTCCAAATCTTGAAAAACACCTTGAGAGCGCAAAATTATTCAATGTTACCCCTGTTATTGCTATAAATCTTTTTGCGTCAGATACCGAGGAGGAAATTAATATTTTAAAGGAATTTGCTGAAGAAAAAGGCGTGAAAATCGCTGTAGCCAATGTTTGGGGCGCTGGCGGGGAAGGTGCCCTTGACCTGGCCGAAAAAGTAATAGAAGTGGTAGAAGCTAAAACCAGCAACTTTAAGCCCCTTTACACCTGGGATATGCCGGTGATAACCAAGATTGAAACCATTGCAAAAAATATTTACGGCGCTGCAAATGTTGAATTTTCGCAAAAAGCGAGGCGCGATCTAAAGACCATTTCCAATCTTGGCCTGGAAGGCCTGCCCGTTTGTATGGCCAAAACTCAGAAATCACTATCAGATGATCCTGCATTGATTGGACGGCCCCGTAATTTTACAGTTAACGTGAGGGAGATAGAAATTGCATCTGGAGCAGGTTTTATAATTCCTATTACGGGAGACATGATGCGTATGCCCGGTTTACCGGTCCATCCGGCATCAGAAAACATTGATATAGATAATGAAGGGAATATATATGGTCTCTTCTAA